The segment ATTTCATTCATCAATGTACATTGTACAATATATGAGTTACATGCAAATGCCTGGTGCTGGACAACGATTGGGTCACCTACTAATAATAGCCTTACTGGAGAGTTACCTAATGATGATAGTGTGTACGTAGCTCTCCCTCCCTCTTGGCCGCGACCTTCGGCGCGCAACTCTCCGCGCCACCCAGCACCCACAGGGAGCAAAAAAATGAGCGAGAAGACGAGGGGAGGACGCGTGCGAGGAAGGAGGGGTCCGACATGAGTCTTCTCCCCGTCTCCCTCCCATCGCGCCTCGCTCCCTCCCCTTGCTCCGTCGGTCTCCATGGCGTCGTCGTCTCCCCTCCTGTGCCTCCTCTTTCTGTCCGCAGctgcggcggccgccgccggcgctgtCGTCAACCCCCGCCGGTCCCTCGCCGCACAGCAGGCGGCGAAATCAGGCGACATGGCGTCCCTGGCGGCTGGGAGCCCGATGGTGGCCGGGCTCATGAACGAACGCCTCAAGGCCCTCACCACCTCCTTCGCGCAGCAGATGGGCAGGGAGTTCCACTACTGCATCAAGAACATGTAATTGATCAGCCACCGCTACTTGCATCGGCTCTTCCAAATCATTCAATTCTCTCGATGAATGAATGCAtgctttgcttttttttttgatgaaaatgcatgctttgctttgctttgcttcccaaaaaaaaaataataaaacaaaaacaATGCAGGGATCGGGAGTGGAACACGGCCTTCAATTTCTCTTCCGATCCCGCCTTCCTCACAACCTGCATGAAGGAAACCAACGGTAAGATTGCAGCATCCCATTTGACCCCCTTCATTTGTAGAAGTAGCTTCTTCAGCATGTACATGCTATTTGGCTTGCTGCTTGCAATATCATGACATATATGTATGTACGAACTAAGTTTAGTTATCTGTAGCTTTTATTATTAACTGAGCAAAAACATGCATGGCACACTCATCACGTCAACGATCATCATATTGTTCATCATATAGTAGTATATGGCAAGTATATATGGCCGGCCTCTTGCATTGTCAAATTGTAAGCATATGCATATTCATAGTTCTTTCATATGGATCACCGGCCACCAGGAGACCTCCCGCAGCGCGTGTGCACGGCCGCGGAGATGAAATTCTACTTCGAGAGCTTCCTCGAAGGCAACGGAAAGAAGAACTACGTGAGACCAAACAAGAACTGCAACCTGACTTCATGGATCGATGGGTGTGAGCCCGGATGGTCCTGCAGCGCCGGCAAAGACCAGGAGGTCAACTTAAAAGATGCTGTCAACATCCCTTCTAGAACCATTGACTGCCGAGGCTGCTGTGCCGGCTTCTTTTGCCCTCATGGCCTCACTTGCATGATACGTAAGTAAGCCCTCGCAACGCAAGCATATATAGCAACCACACCTTCGTAGCGTAGCTCGCTTTAATTTGCATGCTACcatcattgtttttttttttttgaacttgtGCTAGCATCGATCATTGTTCTTCGTTCTGAAGTATATTCGTTACTCGCCTATTATGTATGCAGCATGTCCTCTTGGAGCCTACTGCCCTGAGTCCACTCTGAATAAAACAACAGGAGTCTGTGATCCGTAAGCAGTTGAAACAACATGTGTATATATAGGCTCTTTGATTATATAATTCTCAATATTGGTAAACACCTTGCATAATGCAGGTACCACTATCAACCACCTGCCGGAAAGCCGAATCATACGTGTGGCGGTGCTGACAGATGGGCGGACGTTGTTAGCACCGATGATGTTTTCTGTCCACCTGGTTACTACTGTCCAAGCACTGTACAGAAACTCGATTGTAGTAGTGGGTAATTCTATCTATCTAATGCCTCAATAATTTTGTTATTTATAATTAATCTCCTAGAATATACAGTGGTTTTTCTTAGTTAATTAATGAGATATGCATGCAGCTCAGCATTTCACACATCCTTCCCAAATACTAACAAATATAAGTCGCATCTGTTTTGCAGGTTCTATTGTAGGAAAGGTTCAACTTTGGAAACCAGTAAGTTAACATACAGTTTTTCAGAGTCGGATACATATAGTTTTTCATATACGAAGTTTTGGATACCCCCATTTGTGTGCTATGTGCTTGTGGTTATGGAGAGAAGTTATCAAATAGGGGCTGAAATCCAATCCAATACTTTTGTTATGATTATATACTGTAATCTGGTTTAATATCCTCTTCTTGTAATGCCTTCAACAATTATATTCTATAAGTGATcacctcttcttcttcctcttaatTGCGTTTCAGAATGCTTCCACAAAGGAAGTTGTAAACCAAACTCCACAAATCAGGACATTACCATATTCGGTGCACTGCTCGTGGTACGTAAATAGCATACTGTGTTACTTTTCGACTAGATTTTCAGTCAAGAGTATGATATTGTCTTTTAGTTAACCTAACAATTAATTAATAAGAAGAAGTTGATCGAGTTAACATCGATCTGATGCCCCTGGATGGATGATTCTGCATGTAGGGTGCCCTGAGTTTGGTGCTGTTGATCATTTACAACTTCTCCGGACAACTCCTGATGAACCGGGAGAAGAAGCAAGCAAAATCTCGGGAGGCTGCTGCAAGACACGCTAGAGAGACCGCCGTGGCTCGTGAACGATGGAAAACAGCTAAAGATGTCGCAAAGAAGCACGCTGCAGGCCTTCAGTCGTCATTGTCCCGCACGTTCTCACGCAAGAAAAGCCTTAGGACACACGAATCATACAAAGGAGGTCCCGGTGCTGGTCTGCCTTCAACCGGTGACCAGCCGACAAACCAAGCAGGAGAAAAACAAAAGGATAGCCTTACTGACATGGTGCGTTCCATTGAAGACAACCCTGAAAAAGGGGAAGGGATCAGTGTGCAAataggaggaggagcaggagagaAAAAGAAGACCACCAAAGGGAAGCATGCCCATACCCAGAGCCAGATTTTCAAGTACGCGTATGGACAGATCGAAAAGGAAAAGGCGATGGAACAGGAGTCCCAAAACCTTACGTTTTCAGGAGTGATATCGATGGcgaccgatgaagacatcaggaAAAGACCCACAGTTGAGATCGCCTTCAAAGACCTCACTCTGACATTGAAGGGGAGCAAGAAGAAGCTTCTGAGATCAGTGACCGGAAAACTCATGGCTGGAAGGGTCGCCGCCGTGATGGGCCCATCAGGCGCCGGGAAGACCACGTTCTTGAGTGCTATCGCTGGCAAGGCAACAGGGTGCGAAACAACAGGGATGATACTCATCAATGGGAAGACGGAGCCTATCCGCGCGTACAAGAGAATCATCGGCTTTGTGCCGCAAGATGACATCGTGCATGGGAACTTAACAGTTCAGGAGAATCTCTGGTTCAATGCAAGATGCAGGTATGAAAACTGCAACGACCTTGGTAGTAGTAGTActctcttctcatcatcagatcAGCTAGCTAGTAGATCTTCActgaatatatataaatataatttCTTGCACGTACATGATGAACCAGGCTTTCTGCTGACATGTCAAAGGCTGATAAGGTTCTTGTCGTGGAAAGAGTAATCGAGTCCTTGGGACTGCAACCAGTGCGTGATTCTTTGGTCGGAACAGTTGAGAAGCGTGGCATCTCCGGTGGCCAGCGCAAACGAGTAAACGTCGGGCTAGAGATGGTCATGGAACCCTCAGTCCTGATTCTAGACGAGCCGACATCGGGCTTGGACAGCGCCTCGTCCCTGCTTTATTCGCGCCCTGCGTAGGGAAGCTCTTGAGGGTGTCAACATCTCTATGGTCGTCCATCAACCCAGGTTGTATGCATTTGCAAATTCATCTTCTTGCTTGTATGCTCTGCATGCCTTAATTAGCTATCTAACTGTGAAGTGGTTTTATTACTTGCAGTTATACATTGTACAGGATGTTTGATGACCTGATACTTCTCGCGAAAGGCGGTATGACTGTGTACCACGGGCCTGTAAAGAAAGTTGAGGAATACTTCTCAGGATTGGGCATTGTTGTGCCGGACCGTGTGAACCCACCGGACTACTATATAGACATCTTGGAAGGAATCGTGAAGCCAGACACAAAAGAATCAGTAAATGTCAAGGATCTCCCCATCAGATGGATGCTGCACAATGGGTATGAAGTCCCACGGGACATGCTGCAGAGTTCTTCTGACTCAGAGTCCTCTTTCAGAGGGGGAGGAGATCATGCCAAGGGAGGTGACGCTGGCCAATCTATTGCTGGTGAAGTGTGGGGCAATGTCAGGGATATAGTTGGGCAGAAGAAGGATGAGTATGATTACAATAAAACTTCCGAAAACTTATCCAATCGACGTACTCCCGGGATCCTTAGGCAATACAAATACTACCTGGGGAGGTAAGTTATTCCACTTCCACCACTGGTAGCTTTttagtctggttcatctattaTTGCTGACATGCATCCATCTTCTGTATGTTATTCAGGTGTGGCAAGCAGAGGCTTCGAGAGGCTAGAATACAAGGAGTTGACTATCTCATACTAGGTCTTGCTGGTATATGTCTAGGCACACTTGCTAAAGTGAGCGATGAGACATTTGGAGCACTTGGCTACACATACACTGTTATTGCTGTGTGTAAGTTTTATATATCTTGATGGTGGCATGGAGTATATACCATTtccaataatatttttctatataTCTTCTCCATATTTGCAAGAGATCAGAACTTTAGTTCATTGCAAATAATATAAGCTGTTGTTGGCTGCAGCTCTGCTGTGCAAGATTGGGGCCTTGAGATCATTTTCGCTGGAGAAGATACACTACTGGAGGGAGAGAGCATCCGGCATGAGCTCGCTGGCATACTTCTTGTCCAAAGATACAATAGATCACTTCAACACGATTATCAAGCCGATCGTCTACCTGTCCATGTTTTACTTCTTCAACAACCCAAGGTCATCAATCTGGGAAAACTATGTTGTTCTTCTAGCACTCGTCTACTGTGTCACGGGGATCGGCTACACCTTTGCCATCTTTTTCCAGCCAAGTTCTGCGCAGCTGGTGAGCAATCTAGTTGGCTAGCTAGATGTTCTCCACTTGTTGTGTATATATGTCTATCATCAACATTATCCTATGCTAACATCATATCATCCTAGAATCTAGTGGAGATGCTGTAGGGGTTAGTTTATATATACTAACTGATCTGATGATTAATTTGTTCTTGTGATGACAACAGTGGTCAGCGCTCCTTCCGGTTGTT is part of the Sorghum bicolor cultivar BTx623 chromosome 10, Sorghum_bicolor_NCBIv3, whole genome shotgun sequence genome and harbors:
- the LOC8058845 gene encoding LOW QUALITY PROTEIN: ABC transporter G family member 28 (The sequence of the model RefSeq protein was modified relative to this genomic sequence to represent the inferred CDS: inserted 2 bases in 1 codon), with product MASSSPLLCLLFLSAAAAAAAGAVVNPRRSLAAQQAAKSGDMASLAAGSPMVAGLMNERLKALTTSFAQQMGREFHYCIKNMDREWNTAFNFSSDPAFLTTCMKETNGDLPQRVCTAAEMKFYFESFLEGNGKKNYVRPNKNCNLTSWIDGCEPGWSCSAGKDQEVNLKDAVNIPSRTIDCRGCCAGFFCPHGLTCMIPCPLGAYCPESTLNKTTGVCDPYHYQPPAGKPNHTCGGADRWADVVSTDDVFCPPGYYCPSTVQKLDCSSGFYCRKGSTLETKCFHKGSCKPNSTNQDITIFGALLVGALSLVLLIIYNFSGQLLMNREKKQAKSREAAARHARETAVARERWKTAKDVAKKHAAGLQSSLSRTFSRKKSLRTHESYKGGPGAGLPSTGDQPTNQAGEKQKDSLTDMVRSIEDNPEKGEGISVQIGGGAGEKKKTTKGKHAHTQSQIFKYAYGQIEKEKAMEQESQNLTFSGVISMATDEDIRKRPTVEIAFKDLTLTLKGSKKKLLRSVTGKLMAGRVAAVMGPSGAGKTTFLSAIAGKATGCETTGMILINGKTEPIRAYKRIIGFVPQDDIVHGNLTVQENLWFNARCRLSADMSKADKVLVVERVIESLGLQPVRDSLVGTVEKRGISGGQRKRVNVGLEMVMEPSVLILDEPTSGLDSASSLLXIRALRREALEGVNISMVVHQPSYTLYRMFDDLILLAKGGMTVYHGPVKKVEEYFSGLGIVVPDRVNPPDYYIDILEGIVKPDTKESVNVKDLPIRWMLHNGYEVPRDMLQSSSDSESSFRGGGDHAKGGDAGQSIAGEVWGNVRDIVGQKKDEYDYNKTSENLSNRRTPGILRQYKYYLGRCGKQRLREARIQGVDYLILGLAGICLGTLAKVSDETFGALGYTYTVIAVSLLCKIGALRSFSLEKIHYWRERASGMSSLAYFLSKDTIDHFNTIIKPIVYLSMFYFFNNPRSSIWENYVVLLALVYCVTGIGYTFAIFFQPSSAQLWSALLPVVLTLIATQQKDTFFANLCYTKWALEAFVIANAQKYSGVWLITRCGSLLNSGYDINDRILCLVVLVANGVIFRCVAFFCMVIFQKH